A genome region from Crossiella equi includes the following:
- a CDS encoding NAD(P)/FAD-dependent oxidoreductase, whose amino-acid sequence MSTPRSPWGRGTPATEPLLGRHTADVVVVGGGVAGLTLAHRLRRDLPEAKLVLLEAVSVGGGATGHSTGLARPGVWGSMRLLRRRAGPAAADAMTRASLAGMAALRELVTTEGIDCDLVSGRMFQVPVTAAHVDRYTADLPELNRLGMRAEWLDRHPHGALRVEPLYQLDPLRLCLGLRELLLARGVAVHEGSAVRQVVPGEPVLVRTDHAEVRASQVVLAVDGYAGAFGLPVVPLRSQALCTEPIPGPAPLAPGDLLIDSRAFFNYARLGPDNRLILGGGRAANPRAVPGRMPHVEAATWRRLERELHALFPTLAGIRVERHWAGVSGATPDWMPVVGRVDRGVWFEGGWNGRGFAPALHSAGWLAGQLAAALHGRPAPPPELPWHRGRVRTLPVLNRLRYPLRQAFLDLSDRRSLARK is encoded by the coding sequence GTGAGCACCCCGCGATCGCCCTGGGGCCGCGGCACCCCGGCCACCGAACCGCTGTTGGGCAGGCACACCGCCGACGTCGTCGTGGTCGGCGGCGGGGTGGCCGGGCTGACCCTGGCCCACCGCCTGCGCCGGGACCTGCCCGAGGCGAAGCTGGTCCTGCTGGAGGCGGTCAGCGTCGGCGGCGGTGCCACCGGGCACAGCACCGGGCTGGCCCGGCCCGGGGTGTGGGGCTCGATGCGGTTGCTGCGCCGCCGCGCCGGTCCGGCGGCCGCCGACGCGATGACCCGCGCCTCGCTGGCGGGCATGGCGGCGCTGCGCGAGCTCGTCACCACCGAGGGGATCGACTGCGACCTGGTGTCCGGGCGCATGTTCCAGGTCCCGGTCACCGCCGCGCACGTCGACCGGTACACCGCCGACCTGCCCGAGCTGAACCGGCTCGGCATGCGGGCGGAGTGGCTGGACCGGCACCCGCACGGCGCGCTGCGGGTCGAACCGCTGTACCAGCTCGACCCGCTGCGGCTGTGCCTCGGGCTGCGCGAGCTGCTGCTGGCCCGCGGGGTCGCGGTGCACGAGGGCAGCGCCGTGCGGCAGGTGGTCCCGGGCGAGCCGGTGCTGGTGCGCACCGACCACGCCGAGGTGCGCGCCAGCCAGGTGGTACTGGCCGTGGACGGCTACGCGGGCGCCTTCGGCCTGCCGGTGGTACCGCTGCGCTCGCAGGCCCTGTGCACCGAACCGATCCCCGGCCCGGCGCCCCTGGCCCCCGGTGACCTGCTCATCGACTCGCGGGCCTTCTTCAACTACGCCCGCCTCGGCCCGGACAACCGGCTCATCCTCGGCGGCGGCCGGGCCGCCAACCCCCGGGCCGTGCCCGGGCGGATGCCGCACGTGGAGGCGGCGACCTGGCGGCGGCTGGAACGCGAGCTGCACGCCCTGTTCCCCACCCTCGCCGGGATCCGCGTGGAACGGCACTGGGCGGGCGTCAGCGGCGCCACCCCGGACTGGATGCCGGTCGTGGGCCGGGTGGACCGGGGCGTGTGGTTCGAGGGCGGCTGGAACGGCCGCGGCTTCGCCCCCGCCCTGCACTCCGCGGGCTGGCTCGCCGGACAGCTGGCCGCCGCCCTGCACGGCCGTCCCGCCCCGCCGCCCGAGCTGCCCTGGCACCGGGGCCGGGTGCGCACCCTGCCCGTGCTCAACCGCCTGCGCTACCCGCTGCGCCAGGCCTTCCTCGACCTCTCCGACCGACGATCCCTTGCCCGGAAGTGA
- a CDS encoding cytochrome P450 family protein: protein MPRQPDPADADLFDADFARDPYPSYARVRAVSPVRYLTLPTGLTAWLVTGYAEVRQALTDPALSKESRHDAEAGANLSPTMGPSMLFLDPPDHERLRKLVSGAFTRRRVEALHEKLHDSADRLIDTFAARGHADLMREFALRLPVGMIGELLGVPEHDRDTFFDLAHDYVGFTPETRDRAVAALGGLTAYMGELVEAKKADPGEDLVSALVRARDGQGALTDEELRANTLLLFLAGHVTTAGLISNATLALLRNPEQRKAFLADPGLADNLVEEALRYEGPAELSTMRWAKQDTEIGGVAVARGERVLVSLGAANRDPRRFTDPDVFDLARPDAAQHLGLGHGIHYCLGAQLARVEVRLALVRLFDRLPDLGLAVPYEDLEWMPGIGRSPMALPVAFTPAEVAA from the coding sequence ATGCCCCGTCAGCCCGACCCCGCCGACGCCGACCTGTTCGACGCGGACTTCGCCCGTGACCCCTACCCCTCCTACGCCCGGGTGCGCGCGGTCAGCCCGGTGCGCTACCTGACCCTGCCGACCGGCCTGACCGCCTGGCTGGTCACCGGGTACGCGGAGGTGCGCCAGGCCCTCACCGACCCCGCGCTCAGCAAGGAGAGCCGCCACGACGCCGAGGCCGGTGCCAACCTGTCGCCGACCATGGGCCCCAGCATGCTCTTCCTCGACCCGCCCGACCACGAGCGGCTGCGCAAGCTGGTCAGCGGCGCGTTCACCCGGCGCCGCGTGGAGGCCCTGCACGAGAAGCTGCACGACTCCGCCGACCGGCTCATCGACACCTTCGCCGCCCGCGGCCACGCCGACCTGATGCGCGAGTTCGCGCTGCGGCTGCCCGTCGGCATGATCGGCGAGCTGCTCGGCGTGCCCGAGCACGACCGGGACACCTTCTTCGACCTCGCCCACGACTACGTCGGCTTTACCCCGGAGACCCGGGACCGGGCGGTGGCCGCGCTCGGCGGGCTCACCGCCTACATGGGCGAGCTGGTCGAGGCCAAGAAGGCCGACCCGGGCGAGGACCTGGTCAGCGCGCTGGTGCGGGCCCGGGACGGGCAGGGCGCGCTCACCGACGAGGAGCTGCGGGCCAACACCCTGCTGCTGTTCCTGGCCGGGCACGTCACCACCGCCGGGCTGATCAGCAACGCCACCCTGGCCCTGCTGCGCAACCCCGAGCAGCGCAAGGCGTTCCTGGCCGACCCGGGGCTGGCGGACAACCTGGTCGAGGAGGCGCTGCGCTACGAGGGACCGGCCGAGCTGTCCACCATGCGCTGGGCCAAGCAGGACACCGAGATCGGCGGGGTGGCCGTGGCCAGGGGCGAGCGGGTGCTGGTGTCGCTGGGCGCGGCCAACCGCGACCCGCGCCGCTTCACCGACCCGGACGTCTTCGACCTGGCCCGCCCGGACGCGGCCCAGCACCTCGGGCTGGGCCACGGCATCCACTACTGCCTCGGCGCGCAGCTGGCCCGCGTCGAGGTCCGCCTGGCCCTGGTGCGGCTGTTCGACCGGCTGCCCGACCTGGGCCTGGCCGTGCCCTACGAGGACCTGGAGTGGATGCCCGGCATCGGGCGCTCGCCGATGGCGCTGCCGGTGGCCTTCACCCCAGCGGAGGTGGCCGCGTGA
- a CDS encoding DUF2156 domain-containing protein, translating to MNALAVLRAHSRSSSAFLAYNDGTQHFHTPGVDGLIAYRAAGRRHLVQLTGPCAAEPDRAGLTAAFQHFAAGQGRRVTAVQLLRDEAQACAELGYEVNQFGASFSIDLDRFTLSGGKLAETRNRLNQARRAGVVVTEESTLDARLALELTAVDQEWLRAKGRAVRELGFMVGERGGRGASERRLFVARAGDGVAAYVSFSPAYGPRPGWLYDLTRRHPKAPTGAVEAIIAHAAEVFRDEGAGGDRGAGWLHLGFTPFVRLAAEYRVPGAANGLLDRLLRQIAGKERWLYSARTQERFKAKWAPHHVEPEYLAFERGVSLGAAWRLLKLVGAL from the coding sequence GTGAACGCGCTGGCGGTGCTGCGCGCGCACAGCCGCAGCTCCAGCGCCTTCCTGGCCTACAACGACGGCACCCAGCACTTCCACACCCCCGGCGTGGACGGCCTCATCGCCTACCGCGCCGCCGGGCGCAGGCACCTCGTGCAGCTGACCGGCCCGTGCGCGGCCGAGCCCGACCGGGCCGGGCTGACCGCCGCGTTCCAGCACTTCGCGGCCGGGCAGGGCAGACGGGTCACCGCCGTGCAGCTGCTGCGCGACGAGGCCCAGGCCTGCGCCGAGCTGGGCTACGAGGTCAACCAGTTCGGCGCCTCCTTCAGCATCGACCTGGACCGCTTCACCCTCTCCGGCGGCAAGCTCGCCGAGACCCGCAACCGGCTCAACCAGGCCCGGCGCGCCGGGGTCGTGGTCACCGAGGAGTCCACACTGGACGCCCGACTGGCCCTGGAGCTGACCGCGGTGGACCAGGAGTGGTTGCGTGCCAAAGGAAGAGCGGTACGCGAGCTGGGCTTCATGGTCGGCGAGCGCGGCGGCCGGGGCGCGTCCGAGCGCAGGCTGTTCGTGGCCCGCGCCGGGGACGGCGTGGCCGCCTACGTCAGCTTCTCCCCGGCCTACGGGCCCCGCCCCGGCTGGCTGTACGACCTGACCCGGCGGCACCCCAAGGCCCCGACTGGCGCGGTCGAGGCGATCATCGCGCACGCCGCCGAGGTGTTCCGGGACGAGGGCGCCGGCGGGGACCGGGGCGCGGGCTGGCTGCACCTGGGCTTCACCCCGTTCGTGCGCCTGGCCGCCGAGTACCGCGTGCCCGGGGCCGCCAACGGCCTGCTGGACCGGCTGCTGCGGCAGATCGCGGGCAAGGAGCGCTGGCTGTACTCCGCGCGCACCCAGGAGCGGTTCAAGGCCAAGTGGGCCCCGCACCACGTCGAACCCGAGTACCTGGCCTTCGAGCGCGGCGTGAGCCTGGGCGCGGCCTGGCGGCTGCTGAAGCTGGTCGGTGCGCTGTGA
- a CDS encoding aldehyde dehydrogenase family protein, protein MSPTDPVPTYLSSVAGRDVGSDRYVYTVAARSVLTDLFGSLTLKRRLEQGQLDPADVAEQVVGRCALADEDTMAAAVTAAAAAAPEWGAAPLRVRVALARALRERILAGHKEIVDVLIAEGIPRALAEWQVAGMLSLSSQETVDWLSAQLEQEFRHGDRRLLLRRRADGVVCVNPPQNAPAASALFGVTALMGGNTVVVRAPRSAPYGVMYLLREFVAPALAEVGAPPGALNVYCGRPGPALRGWLASPEVNDIFYTGGVDRGLALERDCVAAGKKPILELAGNDCVVVWRDADLDLAVEALTECFFGSGQICMVPNQAVVHPAVADELLVRLHRAVTALRPGYPDEPGVLLSPVLRAERFAAVVEDALDRGAELVCGGGRLEVDGEETDTGPFLAPTVLRVDGLARSRELTAVREETFFPLLPVVVPRPAADDELLAEILAFVDGNRYGLRNSLWAKDPAVVEEFLARVGNGGLLKVNDSHIGFLPYLPTHGGTGLTGGVFGEANYLVLRTTHLQGVSVARDVRPSAAVFEAYTRVTNPGA, encoded by the coding sequence ATGAGCCCAACGGATCCGGTGCCCACCTACCTGTCCTCCGTGGCGGGCAGGGACGTCGGCTCGGACCGCTACGTCTACACCGTCGCCGCGCGGTCGGTGCTGACCGACCTGTTCGGCAGCCTCACCCTCAAGCGCCGCCTGGAACAGGGCCAGCTCGACCCGGCCGACGTGGCCGAGCAGGTCGTGGGCCGGTGCGCGCTGGCCGACGAGGACACCATGGCCGCCGCCGTCACCGCGGCCGCGGCCGCCGCCCCCGAGTGGGGCGCCGCCCCGCTGCGCGTGCGGGTGGCACTGGCCCGGGCGCTGCGCGAGCGGATCCTCGCCGGGCACAAGGAGATCGTGGACGTGCTCATCGCCGAGGGCATCCCGCGCGCCCTGGCCGAGTGGCAGGTGGCTGGCATGCTGTCGCTGTCCAGCCAGGAGACCGTGGACTGGCTGTCCGCCCAGCTGGAACAGGAGTTCCGGCACGGCGACCGGCGGCTGCTGCTGCGCCGACGCGCGGACGGCGTGGTCTGTGTCAACCCGCCGCAGAACGCGCCCGCCGCCTCCGCCCTGTTCGGCGTCACCGCCCTCATGGGCGGCAACACCGTCGTGGTGCGCGCCCCGCGCAGCGCGCCCTACGGCGTGATGTACCTGCTGCGCGAGTTCGTCGCCCCGGCCCTGGCCGAGGTCGGCGCCCCGCCCGGCGCGCTCAACGTGTACTGCGGCCGCCCGGGTCCGGCGCTGCGGGGCTGGCTGGCCAGCCCCGAGGTGAACGACATCTTCTACACCGGCGGCGTGGACCGGGGCCTGGCGCTGGAACGCGACTGCGTGGCCGCGGGCAAGAAGCCCATCCTGGAGCTCGCGGGCAACGACTGCGTGGTGGTGTGGCGCGACGCCGACCTGGACCTGGCGGTGGAGGCGCTCACCGAGTGCTTCTTCGGCTCCGGCCAGATCTGCATGGTGCCCAACCAGGCCGTGGTGCACCCCGCCGTGGCCGACGAGCTGCTGGTCCGCCTGCACCGCGCGGTCACCGCGCTGCGCCCCGGCTACCCCGACGAGCCCGGCGTGCTGCTGTCCCCGGTGCTGCGCGCCGAACGGTTCGCCGCGGTGGTCGAGGACGCGCTTGACCGCGGCGCGGAGCTGGTCTGCGGCGGCGGCCGCCTGGAGGTCGACGGTGAGGAGACCGACACCGGGCCGTTCCTGGCCCCGACCGTGCTGCGCGTGGACGGGCTGGCCCGCAGCCGCGAGCTCACCGCCGTGCGGGAGGAGACCTTCTTCCCGCTGCTGCCCGTCGTGGTACCCCGGCCCGCCGCCGACGACGAGCTGCTCGCCGAGATCCTGGCCTTCGTCGACGGCAACCGGTACGGGCTGCGGAACTCGTTGTGGGCCAAGGACCCCGCCGTGGTCGAGGAGTTCCTGGCCCGGGTCGGCAACGGCGGCCTGCTCAAGGTCAACGACTCGCACATCGGCTTCCTGCCGTACCTGCCGACCCACGGCGGCACCGGCCTCACCGGCGGCGTGTTCGGCGAGGCCAACTACCTGGTGCTGCGCACCACCCACCTACAGGGCGTCTCCGTCGCGAGGGACGTGCGGCCCAGTGCCGCGGTCTTCGAGGCGTACACCCGTGTCACGAATCCTGGAGCGTGA
- a CDS encoding acyl-CoA dehydrogenase family protein has protein sequence MDLRFTAADRAVCDELLPGLRERLAALTLAEREAPDGKAIQLFREHGGARLVVPSAYGGTGGSAVQAVHVQRALGALAPSLAVATMMHHFSVGSLYGMARVLGAGTDTEVLHRIPAQDLLLASGFAEGISNQDILRPTLRAESDGAGGHLLNGSKKPCSLSRSMDLLSASVAVPGPDGQTDFGLVLVPADSPGLSVHPFWSTFALAGAESHEVRLTDVPVPEGRLVRATPELAGRVLELQVLGMIWFQLSVCSVYAGLAGALVDRVLHRARGSAADRADLLVRHQAAALLTEGLARRVDAGGTGADTLADALVTRQTVQRVVVRTASLAAELLGGMAFLAGDELAYLVAAAHAVTFHPPGRTGSELVLAHLGEAA, from the coding sequence ATGGACCTGCGGTTCACAGCCGCCGACCGGGCGGTCTGCGACGAGCTGCTGCCCGGGTTGCGGGAACGGTTGGCCGCGCTGACCCTGGCCGAGCGCGAGGCCCCCGACGGCAAGGCGATCCAGCTCTTCCGCGAGCACGGCGGCGCCCGGCTCGTGGTGCCCTCGGCCTACGGCGGCACCGGCGGCAGCGCGGTGCAGGCCGTGCACGTGCAGCGGGCCCTGGGCGCCCTCGCGCCCTCGCTGGCGGTGGCCACGATGATGCACCACTTCTCGGTCGGCTCCCTGTACGGCATGGCCCGGGTCCTGGGCGCGGGCACGGACACCGAGGTGCTGCACCGCATCCCGGCGCAGGACCTGCTGCTGGCCTCCGGGTTCGCCGAGGGCATCAGCAACCAGGACATCCTCCGGCCCACGCTGCGCGCCGAGTCCGACGGCGCGGGCGGCCACCTGCTCAACGGCAGCAAGAAGCCGTGCAGCCTGTCCCGGTCGATGGACCTGCTCTCGGCCAGCGTCGCGGTGCCCGGCCCGGACGGCCAGACCGACTTCGGCCTGGTGCTCGTGCCCGCCGACAGCCCCGGCCTGTCCGTGCACCCGTTCTGGTCCACCTTCGCCCTGGCCGGGGCGGAGAGCCACGAGGTGCGCCTGACCGACGTGCCCGTGCCCGAGGGCCGCCTGGTGCGCGCCACCCCGGAGCTGGCCGGGCGCGTGCTCGAGCTCCAGGTGCTCGGCATGATCTGGTTCCAGCTCAGCGTCTGCTCGGTCTACGCCGGGCTGGCCGGGGCCCTGGTGGACCGCGTGCTGCACCGCGCCCGGGGCAGCGCCGCCGACCGCGCCGACCTGCTGGTGCGCCACCAGGCCGCCGCGCTGCTCACCGAGGGCCTGGCCCGCCGGGTGGACGCGGGCGGCACCGGCGCGGACACCCTGGCCGACGCCCTGGTCACCCGGCAGACCGTGCAGCGCGTGGTGGTGCGCACCGCGTCGCTGGCCGCCGAGCTGCTGGGCGGCATGGCCTTCCTCGCCGGGGACGAGCTCGCCTACCTGGTGGCCGCCGCGCACGCGGTCACCTTCCACCCGCCCGGCCGCACCGGTTCCGAGCTGGTGCTCGCCCACCTGGGGGAGGCCGCGTGA
- a CDS encoding aspartate aminotransferase family protein: MSADFQHTATLYRTHLSKGRAALGELFGGELETSAGGAWVRTSSGRELLNCGGYGVLLMGSRHPRVVAEVRTQLHTLPVGTRLLLEPAAGRAAAALAAVAPTGMTKVHFACSGSEAVETAIKLARTHGRTHLVSAVNGYHGKTLGALSVTARRVYQDPFRPLLPSVSHVRYGDTEALRQELAAHEGRAAVLLEPVQGEAGVIVPPQGYLREVARLCREYGAFFILDEVQTGLGRLGHWWGADRDQVVPDALVVGKALGGGVLPVSAVLATPAAFAPFDRDPFLHTSTFSANPLAMAAVCGALTAIIEDGLVGAAGRIGPQLRRGLADLCREVLGERVREVRGAGLLIGIECADAELAANLLAELATAGVIANHSLNSGRVLRLTPPAVLSETESDFLLCAFAIAARAVAA; the protein is encoded by the coding sequence GTGAGCGCCGACTTCCAGCACACCGCGACCCTGTACCGCACCCACCTCAGCAAGGGCCGCGCCGCGCTCGGCGAGCTGTTCGGCGGCGAGCTGGAGACCTCGGCGGGCGGTGCCTGGGTGCGCACCAGCAGCGGCCGCGAGCTGCTCAACTGCGGCGGCTACGGCGTGCTGCTGATGGGCTCGCGGCACCCCAGGGTGGTCGCGGAGGTGCGCACCCAGCTGCACACCCTGCCGGTGGGCACCCGGCTGCTGCTGGAACCGGCCGCGGGCCGCGCCGCCGCCGCGCTGGCCGCCGTCGCCCCGACCGGGATGACCAAGGTGCACTTCGCCTGCTCCGGCTCGGAGGCGGTGGAGACCGCGATCAAGCTGGCCCGCACGCACGGCCGCACGCACCTGGTCTCCGCGGTCAACGGCTACCACGGCAAGACCCTGGGCGCGCTGTCGGTGACCGCGCGGCGCGTCTACCAGGACCCGTTCCGGCCGCTGCTGCCGAGCGTGAGCCACGTGCGCTACGGCGACACCGAGGCGCTGCGCCAGGAGCTGGCCGCGCACGAGGGCCGGGCCGCGGTGCTGCTGGAGCCCGTGCAGGGCGAGGCGGGCGTCATCGTGCCGCCCCAGGGCTACCTGCGCGAGGTGGCGCGGCTGTGCCGGGAGTACGGGGCCTTCTTCATCCTGGACGAGGTGCAGACCGGCCTGGGCCGCCTCGGGCACTGGTGGGGCGCCGACCGCGACCAGGTCGTCCCGGACGCCCTGGTGGTCGGCAAGGCCCTGGGCGGCGGTGTGCTGCCGGTCTCGGCGGTGCTGGCCACGCCCGCCGCGTTCGCCCCGTTCGACCGGGACCCGTTCCTGCACACCTCCACCTTCTCCGCCAACCCCCTGGCCATGGCCGCGGTGTGCGGGGCGCTGACCGCGATCATCGAGGACGGCCTGGTCGGCGCGGCCGGGCGCATCGGCCCCCAGCTGCGCCGGGGACTGGCCGACCTGTGCCGGGAGGTCCTGGGCGAACGGGTGCGCGAGGTGCGCGGGGCGGGCCTGCTGATCGGCATCGAGTGCGCCGACGCCGAGCTGGCCGCGAACCTGCTCGCCGAGCTGGCCACCGCCGGGGTGATCGCCAACCACTCGCTCAACTCCGGCCGGGTGCTGCGCCTGACCCCACCGGCCGTGCTCAGCGAGACCGAGTCCGACTTCCTGCTGTGCGCCTTCGCCATCGCGGCCCGGGCGGTGGCGGCATGA
- a CDS encoding type II toxin-antitoxin system RatA family toxin, translating to MRRVRLLATVPGISPGTLFQLLTDFGRFPGVAPEIRSVLVHPPEHPGGPRHSDWEVNFRRGVLRWREWEHLDPVTASVEFGQTEGDFEHFRGTWRVTPDGSDCVVRFQVEFDFGIASLAEAMEPVADRLLRTAMGSVLSGLFGPDTQLHDYPLVERKTL from the coding sequence ATGAGGCGCGTGCGACTGCTGGCCACCGTGCCCGGCATCAGCCCCGGCACCCTGTTCCAGCTGCTCACCGACTTCGGCCGCTTCCCCGGCGTGGCCCCGGAGATCCGCTCGGTGCTGGTGCACCCGCCGGAACACCCGGGTGGGCCCCGGCACTCCGACTGGGAGGTCAACTTCCGGCGCGGGGTGCTGCGCTGGCGGGAGTGGGAGCACCTGGACCCGGTCACCGCCAGCGTCGAGTTCGGCCAGACCGAGGGCGACTTCGAGCACTTCCGGGGCACCTGGCGGGTCACCCCCGACGGCTCGGACTGCGTGGTCCGCTTCCAGGTCGAGTTCGACTTCGGCATCGCCAGTCTCGCCGAGGCCATGGAACCCGTCGCGGACCGCCTGCTCCGCACGGCCATGGGCTCGGTGCTGTCCGGCCTGTTCGGCCCGGACACCCAGCTGCACGACTATCCCCTGGTAGAGAGGAAAACCCTGTGA
- a CDS encoding acyl carrier protein: MNALHEQLTAVLTSRFGVPAAEVRPEATFAELDLDSLALVELGLVAEKEFGVRIKDDEVSTSDSLEVIVKLIETKREAL; this comes from the coding sequence GTGAACGCCCTGCACGAGCAGCTCACCGCCGTCCTGACCAGCCGCTTCGGCGTGCCCGCCGCCGAGGTCCGCCCGGAGGCCACCTTCGCCGAGCTCGACCTGGACTCCCTCGCCCTGGTCGAGCTCGGTCTGGTGGCGGAGAAGGAGTTCGGGGTCCGCATCAAGGACGACGAGGTGTCCACCTCGGACAGCCTCGAGGTGATCGTGAAGCTGATCGAGACCAAGCGCGAGGCCCTCTGA
- a CDS encoding beta-ketoacyl-[acyl-carrier-protein] synthase family protein, whose protein sequence is MAGLAVTGLGLVTTAGIGVEASWEGVLRGESTATPDPGLAGMATDFSCRVPGFDADALLGRRTAWRQDRCTHLARVAAREAVADSGLDPASWDGARVGVVVGNSLGGSGTFEAQHDVLTREGEQQVTPLLIPMAGTGSPTAWLTLDLHALGPSLAPATACASGATALGVARDWLTTGLCDVVIAGGAESALSRLIMAGFGQLGALSRRGATPGEACRPFDADRDGFVAGEGAGILVLERLADARARGARVHAVLAGYGGSSDAHHITAPHPGGTGVERATRTALAEAGLSTSDIDHVNAHGTSTPLNDAVEGALVQRLYGDRACVTSVKGVLGHSLGAAGAIEAVLTVLTVREGLVPPTANLDRLDPRLDLDVVTKVPRRTEVRAAVSNSFGFGGSNGVIVVTRD, encoded by the coding sequence ATGGCCGGGCTCGCCGTGACCGGCCTCGGCCTGGTCACCACCGCGGGCATCGGTGTCGAGGCGAGCTGGGAGGGGGTGCTGCGCGGGGAGTCCACCGCCACCCCCGACCCCGGCCTGGCGGGCATGGCCACCGACTTCTCCTGCCGCGTCCCCGGGTTCGACGCCGACGCCCTGCTCGGCCGCCGCACCGCCTGGCGCCAGGACCGCTGCACCCACCTGGCCCGGGTGGCCGCGCGCGAGGCGGTCGCCGACAGCGGCCTGGACCCGGCGTCCTGGGACGGTGCCCGGGTCGGTGTGGTCGTGGGCAACTCCCTCGGCGGCAGCGGCACCTTCGAGGCCCAGCACGACGTGCTCACCCGCGAGGGCGAGCAGCAGGTCACCCCGCTGCTCATCCCCATGGCGGGCACCGGGTCGCCGACCGCGTGGCTGACGCTGGACCTGCACGCGCTCGGCCCGAGCCTGGCCCCGGCCACCGCCTGCGCCTCCGGGGCCACCGCGCTCGGCGTGGCCAGGGACTGGCTCACCACCGGGCTCTGCGACGTGGTCATCGCCGGGGGCGCGGAGTCCGCGCTGTCCCGGCTGATCATGGCCGGGTTCGGGCAGCTCGGCGCGCTCTCCCGCCGCGGCGCCACCCCGGGCGAGGCCTGCCGCCCCTTCGACGCCGACCGCGACGGGTTCGTCGCCGGTGAGGGCGCCGGGATCCTGGTGCTGGAACGGCTGGCGGACGCCCGCGCCCGCGGGGCCCGCGTGCACGCCGTGCTCGCCGGGTACGGCGGCAGCTCCGACGCCCACCACATCACCGCGCCGCACCCCGGCGGCACGGGCGTGGAACGCGCCACCCGCACCGCGCTCGCCGAGGCCGGACTGTCCACATCGGACATCGACCACGTGAACGCGCACGGCACCTCCACCCCGCTCAACGACGCCGTCGAGGGCGCGCTCGTCCAGCGCCTGTACGGCGACCGGGCGTGCGTCACCTCGGTCAAGGGCGTGCTCGGCCACTCCCTCGGCGCGGCCGGTGCGATCGAGGCGGTGCTGACCGTGCTGACCGTGCGTGAGGGCCTGGTGCCGCCGACCGCCAACCTGGACCGCCTCGACCCGCGCCTGGACCTGGACGTGGTGACCAAGGTGCCGCGGCGGACCGAGGTCCGGGCCGCGGTGAGCAACTCCTTCGGCTTCGGCGGCTCCAACGGCGTGATCGTGGTGACGCGTGACTGA
- the fabI gene encoding enoyl-ACP reductase FabI yields MTDGGNLLAGKKILVTGVLTESSIAFAAARLAQRQGAEVLLTGFGRGLRLTTAMAERLPRPCEVLELDVTRPEQLAAVAAEVDHRWGVLDGVLHSVAFAPAGALGGGFLTADWAEVGTALHISTYSFAAFGRVFGPLLARSATGSLVGLDFDARQAWPGYDWMGVAKAGLESCCRYLARSLGPDGTRVNLVAAGPLRTLAARGIGGFEALPELWHRRAPLGWDPADAEPVARVVCALMSEWLPSVTGEVLHVDGGAHAVGAEPVPAG; encoded by the coding sequence GTGACTGACGGAGGGAACCTGCTGGCGGGCAAGAAGATCCTCGTCACCGGCGTGCTCACGGAGAGCTCGATCGCCTTCGCCGCGGCCCGGCTGGCCCAGCGGCAGGGCGCGGAGGTGCTGCTCACCGGGTTCGGCCGCGGTCTGCGCCTGACCACCGCGATGGCCGAGCGGCTGCCCCGGCCGTGCGAGGTGCTGGAGCTGGACGTCACCCGGCCCGAGCAGCTGGCGGCCGTGGCCGCCGAGGTGGACCACCGCTGGGGCGTGCTGGACGGCGTGCTGCACTCGGTGGCCTTCGCCCCCGCCGGTGCCCTCGGCGGCGGGTTCCTCACCGCGGACTGGGCGGAGGTGGGCACCGCGCTGCACATCTCCACCTACTCCTTCGCCGCCTTCGGCCGCGTGTTCGGGCCGCTGCTCGCCCGCTCCGCCACCGGCAGCCTGGTCGGCCTGGACTTCGACGCCCGCCAGGCCTGGCCCGGCTACGACTGGATGGGCGTGGCCAAGGCGGGCCTGGAGAGCTGCTGCCGCTACCTGGCGCGGTCCCTCGGTCCGGACGGGACCAGGGTCAACCTGGTCGCCGCCGGACCGCTGCGCACCCTGGCCGCCCGCGGCATCGGCGGGTTCGAGGCCCTGCCCGAGCTGTGGCACCGCCGTGCCCCGCTCGGCTGGGACCCGGCCGACGCCGAACCGGTGGCCCGGGTGGTGTGCGCGCTGATGTCGGAGTGGCTGCCCTCGGTCACCGGCGAGGTCCTGCACGTCGACGGCGGCGCGCACGCCGTCGGCGCCGAACCGGTCCCGGCGGGGTGA